The genomic stretch GCAGGCACGCGCCAGCATTGCGCGAATCATCTGGCGATCGATCGCGGTGTCCTCGGCGCCATACTGGCGCGAGGAACCGATCAGGATCTGTCCGGTTGCGCGTGGCTGCACGTTGAAAGCAACAGAGTCGGCCGTGACTGAGTGCGCGCTTTTCAGATAGCCGAGTTCCACAAGCTGATGGCGAACATAGCCAGGGTAGCGATCAGTGATAGCCAGATGTCCCTTGCGCTTCTTAATTTCGAGACTCGCATCGAGTTCCGGCGCCCAGGCGCCGGTCGCAACCACCGTGATTCCCGGATTGAAACTGCTGCCGTCGCGCAGACTGAATCCGACTTCGCTCACTGCGCTCACTCTTCCCTGAATCACAGTGGCTCCGCAACTTTGCGCTAGCGACCACAACCAGCGCGCGGCAGTAGGTGGATAGAGCACTCCGTCTTCGGGAACGAGCAGTCCGCCGGCCAAGCCTTTGCGCAGATTAGGCTCAGCCTCCGCGAGAGCTCGAGCATCCAGGATTTCGCAGGGCACACGACGTGCGCTGTAGTAAGCCTGTTTGCGACGAACTTCGATCATCTCTTCTTCATCTGCAGCCACCCAGATGGTTCCAGTGGTTTCAAACTCAACATCTTCAGGAAGCTCGTCCTTGAGATGCAGCCACAACTGCTGCGAGTAGCGAGTCAGAGCAAACTGCGCGTCGGAGTCATCCATGGCGACGATGTGTCCCATGCCTGCGGCCGTTGCGCCTCCGCCGACAATTCCTTCCTCTATGATCGCCGTCTTCAGTCCCGCCCGCGCGCACTCCAGCGCAC from Terriglobales bacterium encodes the following:
- a CDS encoding FAD-dependent oxidoreductase — translated: MSQNFDVVIVGAGIVGAACALECARAGLKTAIIEEGIVGGGATAAGMGHIVAMDDSDAQFALTRYSQQLWLHLKDELPEDVEFETTGTIWVAADEEEMIEVRRKQAYYSARRVPCEILDARALAEAEPNLRKGLAGGLLVPEDGVLYPPTAARWLWSLAQSCGATVIQGRVSAVSEVGFSLRDGSSFNPGITVVATGAWAPELDASLEIKKRKGHLAITDRYPGYVRHQLVELGYLKSAHSVTADSVAFNVQPRATGQILIGSSRQYGAEDTAIDRQMIRAMLARACEYMPDLAQKAVVRCWTGFRAATPDKLPLIGPSVKKPNMWFATGHEGLGITTSLGTAKLLVDQILGRKPAIPFEPYLPSRHSREHVYA